From the genome of Pseudomonas sp. Teo4, one region includes:
- a CDS encoding FAS1-like dehydratase domain-containing protein yields MSDNDLGQLQEWLGRQERCEAVITPQMLEAYQATLAPHLWESEGFAPPGLHWCLAPSPAAASMAELGEDGHPRRGGFLPPVLLPRRMWAGGEVQTLAPLPIGKPIQRLSTIRDIRFKEGRSGKLCFVTVEHELSCEGVLAIRERQDIVYRGPAEGAAASAGGPERAGELQRWVETPPTLLMRYSALTFNAHRIHYDLPYATEVEGYQGLVVHGPLQASLLFNLAARHAGRVPARFAYRGQVPLIAGRVFRAAVSWKAQGDSLLAWTQDADGNLNMEASATC; encoded by the coding sequence ATGAGCGATAACGATCTGGGTCAACTGCAAGAGTGGCTGGGGCGTCAGGAACGCTGCGAGGCGGTCATCACGCCACAGATGCTCGAAGCCTACCAGGCCACGCTGGCGCCGCACCTGTGGGAGTCCGAGGGGTTCGCCCCGCCAGGCCTGCACTGGTGTCTGGCGCCTAGCCCGGCAGCGGCGAGCATGGCCGAGTTGGGCGAGGATGGTCATCCGCGCCGCGGTGGCTTTCTGCCGCCGGTGTTGCTGCCTCGGCGCATGTGGGCCGGTGGCGAGGTTCAAACCTTGGCCCCGCTGCCCATCGGCAAGCCGATCCAGCGCCTGTCGACCATCCGCGACATCCGCTTCAAGGAAGGGCGTAGCGGCAAACTGTGCTTCGTCACCGTCGAGCATGAGTTGTCCTGCGAAGGTGTGCTGGCCATTCGTGAACGCCAGGACATCGTCTATCGCGGGCCAGCCGAGGGCGCAGCAGCGTCGGCCGGTGGCCCGGAGCGTGCGGGCGAATTGCAGCGTTGGGTGGAGACGCCACCCACTCTGCTGATGCGTTATTCGGCGCTGACCTTCAATGCCCACCGTATCCATTACGACCTGCCTTACGCCACCGAGGTGGAGGGCTACCAGGGGCTGGTGGTGCACGGGCCTCTACAAGCCAGCCTGCTGTTCAACCTGGCGGCTCGGCACGCCGGTCGTGTACCGGCGCGCTTTGCCTATCGCGGCCAGGTACCGCTGATCGCGGGGCGGGTATTCCGCGCCGCGGTGTCGTGGAAAGCGCAGGGCGACAGCCTGCTGGCCTGGACCCAGGATGCCGACGGCAACCTGAACATGGAGGCGAGCGCGACATGTTGA
- a CDS encoding acyl-CoA dehydrogenase family protein encodes MSYNNPQESYPEIREEVRKLCARFPGEYWRKLDEVRGYPTEFVNALTESGFLSVLIPEEYGGSGLGLSAAAAILETIQETGCNGAACHAQLYTMGTVLRHGSDEQKAQYLTGVASGELRLQAFGVTEPTSGTDTTSLRTFARREGDKFIVNGQKVWTSRAEHSDLMLLLARTTPRDQVAKKTDGLSTFIVDMRQVLGNGLTIQPIRTMMNHNSCEVFFDNMEVPAANLVGEEGKGFRYILSGMNAERLLIASECIGDAKWFIRRAVDYANDRKVFGRAIGQNQGVQFPIAKAYAQMRAAELMVREGLAKYEAGQDCGAEANMAKMLAADASWEAANACLQTHGGFGFAEEYDVERKFRETRLYQVAPISTNLILSYVAEHVLGMPRSY; translated from the coding sequence ATGAGCTACAACAACCCACAAGAAAGCTACCCGGAAATCCGCGAAGAAGTTCGCAAGCTGTGCGCACGCTTCCCAGGCGAGTACTGGCGCAAGCTGGACGAAGTGCGCGGTTACCCCACCGAGTTCGTCAACGCCCTGACCGAGTCGGGTTTCCTCTCGGTACTCATCCCTGAAGAATATGGTGGTTCCGGACTAGGCCTGTCGGCCGCCGCCGCGATCCTTGAAACCATCCAGGAAACCGGTTGCAACGGCGCGGCCTGCCATGCCCAGCTGTACACCATGGGCACCGTGCTGCGCCATGGCTCCGATGAGCAGAAGGCCCAGTACCTGACGGGGGTGGCCAGTGGCGAGCTGCGCTTACAGGCCTTTGGTGTCACCGAACCCACCAGCGGCACCGATACCACTTCATTGCGCACCTTTGCCCGTCGTGAGGGTGACAAGTTCATCGTCAACGGCCAGAAGGTCTGGACCAGCCGTGCCGAACATTCCGACCTCATGCTGCTGTTGGCCCGCACCACGCCGCGTGACCAGGTGGCGAAAAAGACCGATGGCCTGTCGACCTTCATCGTCGACATGCGCCAGGTGCTGGGCAACGGCCTGACCATCCAGCCCATCCGCACGATGATGAACCACAACAGCTGCGAAGTGTTCTTCGACAACATGGAAGTGCCAGCGGCCAACCTGGTGGGCGAGGAGGGCAAGGGTTTTCGCTACATCCTCTCGGGTATGAACGCCGAACGCCTGCTGATCGCCTCCGAATGTATCGGCGATGCCAAGTGGTTCATCCGCCGGGCGGTGGATTACGCCAACGACCGCAAGGTCTTCGGTCGCGCCATCGGCCAGAACCAGGGCGTGCAGTTCCCCATCGCCAAAGCCTATGCGCAGATGCGCGCCGCCGAGCTGATGGTGCGTGAAGGGCTGGCCAAGTACGAAGCCGGCCAGGACTGCGGCGCCGAGGCCAACATGGCCAAGATGCTGGCCGCCGATGCGTCCTGGGAAGCGGCCAACGCCTGCTTGCAGACCCACGGCGGCTTCGGCTTCGCCGAGGAATACGACGTGGAGCGCAAGTTCCGCGAGACCCGCCTGTACCAGGTGGCGCCGATCTCCACCAACCTGATCCTCAGCTACGTCGCCGAGCACGTGCTGGGCATGCCGCGTTCCTACTGA
- a CDS encoding SDR family NAD(P)-dependent oxidoreductase, which translates to MLDNKVVVVTGAGGGIGRAIAVEMARAGASVVINDVGVSLGGEGGSSTPAQETLRLIEGLGGRAVINTDSVADWNGAQNIIACAMDSFGRIDGVVNNAGIIRDVIFHKMSVEDWQSVINVHLNGSFYVSRAAAERFRAQNSGAFVHMVSTSALIGNVGQANYSAAKLGMVALSKSIALDMQRYNVRSNCLAPFAWSRMTSAIPDVTPEEKARVERLKQMTPEKNAPLAVYLLSDQAKDVNGQVFTVRRNEILLMSQNRPVRSVQQGEGWTPQAIAEHGMPALSGSFTPLQVSADVFCWDPV; encoded by the coding sequence ATGCTCGACAACAAAGTAGTGGTGGTCACCGGTGCCGGTGGCGGCATTGGCCGAGCCATCGCGGTGGAAATGGCGCGTGCCGGCGCCTCGGTGGTGATCAATGACGTGGGTGTGTCCCTGGGCGGCGAGGGTGGTTCGTCCACCCCGGCCCAGGAAACCCTGAGACTGATCGAGGGCCTTGGTGGGCGCGCGGTGATCAACACCGACAGCGTCGCCGACTGGAACGGCGCGCAGAACATCATCGCCTGCGCCATGGACAGCTTCGGCCGCATCGATGGCGTGGTGAACAACGCCGGGATCATCCGCGACGTGATCTTCCACAAGATGAGCGTCGAGGACTGGCAATCGGTGATCAACGTGCACCTGAACGGCAGCTTCTACGTCAGCCGCGCTGCGGCCGAACGCTTCCGTGCGCAGAACAGCGGCGCCTTCGTGCACATGGTCAGCACCTCGGCGCTGATCGGCAACGTCGGCCAGGCCAACTATTCGGCGGCCAAGCTGGGCATGGTGGCGCTGAGCAAGTCCATCGCCCTGGACATGCAGCGCTACAACGTGCGCTCCAACTGCCTGGCGCCATTCGCCTGGAGCCGCATGACCAGCGCCATCCCGGATGTGACGCCGGAAGAGAAAGCCCGGGTCGAGCGCCTGAAACAGATGACCCCGGAAAAGAACGCGCCGCTGGCGGTGTACCTGCTGTCCGACCAGGCCAAGGACGTTAACGGGCAGGTGTTCACCGTGCGCCGCAACGAGATCCTGCTGATGAGCCAGAACCGCCCGGTGCGCTCGGTGCAGCAGGGTGAGGGCTGGACACCACAGGCCATCGCCGAGCACGGCATGCCGGCGCTGTCGGGCTCCTTCACCCCGCTGCAAGTCAGCGCCGACGTGTTCTGCTGGGACCCGGTCTGA
- a CDS encoding acyl-CoA dehydrogenase family protein, translated as MPDFNALSDDAFRQTVREFLLAHFPDELRDLPKRLHWEEVKDWYMTLSAHGWLCPGWPREFGGMGLSAAKQLIYTEEFENHGVARTPDHGIMLLGPLLIRYGSPEQQQYFLPRILSGEHIWCQGYSEPNAGSDLASLRTEALLDGDEWVINGQKIWTTLATDADWIFMLVRTDKTAKKQEGISFVLVPMDSPGVTVRPILNLDLHDELCEVFFDDVRVPKANLVGEMNAGWTMAKALLGFERIFLGSPKQSANALTRLEILGEHLGLNDEPGFRDRLTRLRLDLDDHKLLFETFAERLRRGENLGADVSLLKVHQTELFQRITDYMLEISGEYAAYLEPIEGNGNLNPTGLFLQARPATIYGGSSEIQRNILAKAMLGL; from the coding sequence CTGCCCGATTTCAACGCCCTGAGCGACGACGCGTTCCGCCAGACCGTACGCGAGTTCCTGCTCGCCCACTTCCCGGACGAGCTGCGCGACCTGCCCAAGCGCCTGCATTGGGAAGAGGTCAAGGACTGGTACATGACCCTCTCCGCGCACGGCTGGCTGTGCCCAGGCTGGCCCCGCGAATTCGGCGGCATGGGCCTGTCGGCGGCCAAGCAGCTGATCTACACCGAAGAGTTCGAGAACCACGGCGTGGCCCGCACCCCGGACCACGGCATCATGCTGCTTGGCCCGTTGCTGATCCGCTACGGCTCGCCTGAGCAACAGCAGTATTTCCTGCCGCGCATCCTCAGCGGCGAGCACATCTGGTGCCAGGGCTACAGCGAGCCGAACGCCGGCTCTGACCTGGCCAGCCTGCGCACCGAAGCGCTACTCGACGGTGACGAGTGGGTGATCAACGGCCAGAAGATCTGGACCACCCTGGCCACCGACGCCGACTGGATCTTCATGCTGGTGCGCACTGACAAGACAGCGAAGAAACAAGAAGGCATCAGTTTCGTGCTGGTGCCGATGGACAGCCCCGGTGTGACTGTGCGGCCGATCCTCAACCTCGACCTGCACGACGAGCTGTGCGAGGTGTTCTTCGACGATGTGCGCGTGCCCAAGGCCAACCTGGTCGGCGAGATGAACGCCGGCTGGACCATGGCCAAGGCGCTGCTGGGCTTCGAGCGGATCTTCCTCGGTTCGCCCAAGCAATCGGCCAACGCGCTGACCCGCCTGGAAATTCTCGGTGAGCACCTGGGCCTGAACGACGAGCCCGGTTTCCGCGACCGCCTGACCCGCCTGCGCCTGGACCTGGACGACCACAAGCTGCTGTTCGAGACCTTCGCCGAGCGCCTGCGCCGTGGCGAGAACCTGGGCGCCGACGTGTCGCTGCTCAAGGTGCACCAGACCGAGCTGTTCCAGCGCATCACCGATTACATGCTGGAGATCAGCGGCGAGTACGCCGCCTATCTGGAGCCGATCGAAGGCAACGGCAACTTGAACCCCACCGGCCTGTTCCTCCAGGCACGCCCCGCGACCATCTACGGCGGCAGCTCGGAGATCCAGCGCAACATCCTGGCCAAGGCGATGCTCGGCCTGTAA
- a CDS encoding acyl-CoA dehydrogenase family protein: MHSSEERLENIRMIRDSAAAFAPASELGRVRGLRYEVPGVDGAVWREMAENGWLGLSVPEAQGGIGLGMAEYCALLEVFGAALLPEPFVPAVLAARLLDGEQLAAQLSGERLLLPALQEEVDSLDTAEGWTRLRDGRVTGRKLCIPMAGAADGFLVSTPEGLALVDAKAPGVSLDIVTTQDGGHFGHLHLDNAPAETLPLPAQALSDALDEAMLGTAAYLLGAAEQAFALTLDYLRTRKQFGQTIGNFQALQHRAVDLKLQLALWRASLEAAAATCDAGAPATQRRAAVSRAKARAADAALLVTRQAVQLHGAIGYTDECDVGLYLRKAMTLANLYGSSDQHRRRYDACMPRLASA; the protein is encoded by the coding sequence ATGCATTCGTCTGAAGAACGTTTGGAAAACATCCGCATGATTCGCGATAGCGCAGCCGCGTTCGCACCTGCCAGCGAGCTGGGCCGGGTGCGTGGGCTGCGCTATGAGGTGCCCGGAGTCGATGGGGCGGTATGGCGTGAGATGGCCGAAAACGGCTGGTTGGGCCTGTCCGTGCCCGAGGCTCAGGGCGGTATTGGCCTGGGCATGGCCGAGTACTGCGCGTTGCTGGAAGTGTTCGGCGCCGCCTTGCTGCCCGAGCCCTTCGTGCCGGCGGTGCTGGCCGCACGCCTGCTCGATGGCGAGCAACTGGCCGCGCAGTTGAGTGGCGAGCGCCTGCTGCTGCCGGCCCTGCAGGAGGAAGTCGACAGCCTGGATACCGCCGAAGGCTGGACCCGCCTGCGTGATGGCCGCGTCACCGGGCGAAAACTGTGCATTCCCATGGCGGGCGCGGCGGATGGTTTCCTGGTCAGCACGCCAGAGGGGCTGGCCCTGGTGGACGCCAAGGCGCCCGGCGTGAGCCTGGACATCGTCACCACCCAGGACGGTGGCCATTTCGGCCATCTGCATCTGGACAATGCCCCGGCCGAGACCTTGCCGCTGCCGGCCCAGGCCCTGTCGGATGCCCTCGATGAAGCCATGCTGGGTACCGCCGCCTACCTGCTGGGCGCCGCCGAACAGGCCTTCGCTCTTACCCTGGACTACCTGCGCACCCGCAAGCAGTTCGGCCAGACCATCGGCAACTTCCAGGCCCTGCAACACCGCGCCGTGGACCTCAAGCTGCAACTGGCGCTATGGCGCGCCAGCCTCGAAGCGGCCGCGGCCACCTGCGATGCCGGCGCGCCGGCTACCCAACGTCGCGCCGCCGTTTCCCGGGCCAAGGCCCGCGCCGCCGACGCCGCTTTGCTGGTGACCCGCCAGGCGGTCCAGCTGCACGGCGCCATCGGTTACACCGACGAATGCGACGTCGGCCTGTACCTGCGCAAGGCCATGACCCTGGCCAACCTGTATGGGTCATCCGACCAGCACCGTCGCCGCTACGACGCCTGCATGCCACGCCTGGCCAGTGCCTGA
- a CDS encoding MmgE/PrpD family protein, protein MSQADKQTLENCPSLEQAVVQLIQQLRYEHLDKAALAGVSRLLRDQVALQVGTAQMPWSRQVLDFVRAQHAPGNSRVAASDLRMSAADAAFVNGAYGHGFEYDDAHATSASHPGSCVIPAALAIGEELGSTLEEVITAMVAGYEVYARIGMLAAPELLKRGYQPHAVLSNFGAAAVAAKLRGFDAETTLHALAIALSHAGGTTEYTSTGGSIKRVHAGIGTRNGMVAASMAAAGITGPRAFLTGNKGFLRTFVQRGPGEGAEARFGLDQPFEIGNVWLKAYCACYCTHAYIDALTPYAGQLERIREVHARIHPAFNTVVGNANANAYSPANIEHVQFSLPVQIAFALLGQGNGYAVHRDYLAGKVDMAPVLEVARAIRISESPEIEQRYPGKFVADLTLTFTDDTQQHLFVEQPIGSLENPMSEAQQDAKFMELTTEVLGEQRARALLATLRELPLQAQVTDLTALFAA, encoded by the coding sequence ATGAGCCAAGCTGACAAGCAAACCCTTGAAAACTGCCCGAGCCTGGAACAGGCCGTGGTTCAACTGATCCAGCAACTGCGTTACGAGCACCTGGACAAGGCTGCGCTGGCCGGCGTGAGCCGCCTGTTGCGCGACCAGGTCGCCCTGCAGGTCGGCACCGCGCAGATGCCATGGTCACGGCAGGTGCTGGACTTCGTGCGTGCCCAGCATGCCCCGGGCAACAGCCGTGTGGCCGCCAGCGACCTGCGCATGAGTGCTGCCGATGCCGCCTTCGTCAATGGGGCCTATGGTCATGGCTTCGAATACGACGACGCCCATGCAACCAGTGCCAGCCACCCAGGCAGCTGCGTGATTCCCGCAGCCCTGGCGATCGGCGAAGAACTGGGCTCGACGCTCGAGGAAGTGATCACCGCCATGGTTGCCGGTTACGAGGTCTATGCCCGTATCGGCATGTTGGCCGCACCGGAACTGCTCAAACGGGGTTATCAACCCCACGCGGTGCTGTCGAACTTCGGCGCTGCAGCGGTGGCGGCCAAGCTGCGTGGCTTCGATGCTGAAACCACCTTGCATGCCTTGGCCATCGCCTTGAGCCATGCGGGAGGCACCACCGAGTACACCTCCACGGGTGGCTCGATCAAGCGGGTGCATGCGGGTATCGGCACGCGCAACGGCATGGTCGCTGCCAGCATGGCTGCGGCGGGCATCACCGGGCCAAGGGCCTTCCTGACCGGCAACAAAGGCTTCTTGCGTACCTTCGTGCAGCGCGGGCCAGGCGAAGGCGCCGAGGCGCGTTTCGGCCTGGACCAGCCGTTCGAAATCGGCAACGTCTGGCTCAAGGCCTACTGCGCCTGCTATTGCACCCATGCCTACATCGATGCGTTGACGCCGTATGCGGGGCAACTGGAGCGTATCCGTGAAGTGCATGCGCGTATCCACCCGGCGTTCAACACGGTCGTGGGCAACGCCAATGCCAATGCCTACTCGCCGGCCAACATCGAGCATGTGCAGTTCAGCCTGCCGGTACAGATAGCCTTCGCGCTGTTGGGCCAGGGCAATGGCTATGCGGTGCACCGTGACTACCTGGCGGGCAAGGTCGACATGGCGCCCGTGCTGGAAGTGGCCCGCGCCATCCGCATCAGCGAGTCACCCGAGATCGAACAGCGCTACCCCGGAAAGTTCGTCGCCGACCTGACCCTGACGTTCACCGACGATACCCAGCAGCACCTGTTCGTCGAGCAGCCCATTGGCTCGCTGGAGAACCCCATGTCCGAGGCCCAGCAGGATGCCAAGTTCATGGAGCTGACCACCGAGGTGCTCGGCGAGCAGCGTGCCCGGGCCTTGCTGGCGACGTTGCGTGAGCTGCCGTTGCAAGCGCAGGTGACCGACCTGACAGCGCTGTTCGCTGCCTGA